In Uranotaenia lowii strain MFRU-FL chromosome 2, ASM2978415v1, whole genome shotgun sequence, one genomic interval encodes:
- the LOC129743683 gene encoding uncharacterized protein LOC129743683: MSLVVRCSLCGDRLTYSRSETYDLVRHLSEKHPEVSYRVRRAVKHKIKCNSPLDDIQQMVMEPLKHRKVSPRNNNGDRISTSGKKADENLPNKSDFIVRAPRGRRMYYKTSMAKWHPARTRVKCPECGETRFPTIRSTADRYSRSSFGAAWILSCWPFCFLPCLFEAPTKHHLHCSECGAYLGLYDPNMEVVSRRRRARLNMQQPPSHVVV, from the exons ATGAGTCTGGTCGTTCGGTGTTCTCTATGTGGTGATCGTTTGACTTACAGCAGATCGGAAACGTACGACCTTGTGCGCCATCTATCCGAGAAGCACCCGGAAGTGTCCTATCGAGTGAGGCGAGCAgtgaaacacaaaattaaatGTAATTCCCCCTTGGATGACATACAACAAATGGTAATGGAACCTCTGAAGCATCGAAAAGTTTCACCTAGAAATAATAATGGTGATAGAATCTCAACTTCCGGTAAAAAGGCTGACGAAAATCTTCCCAACAAATCGGATTTCATCGTGCGGGCCCCACGCGGGAGGCGGATGTACTACAAAACTTCAA TGGCCAAATGGCATCCGGCTCGGACCCGCGTCAAATGTCCGGAGTGTGGTGAGACACGTTTTCCCACAATCCGGTCAACGGCCGATCGCTACAGCAGATCTTCCTTCGGGGCGGCTTGGATTTTGAGCTGTTGGCCGTTCTGCTTCCTGCCGTGTCTCTTCGAAGCGCCCACCAAGCACCATTTGCACTGTTCCGAATGTGGGGCTTATTTGGGTCTTTACGATCCTAATATGGAAGTGGTTTCGCGCAGGAGGAGAGCTCGCCTCAATATGCAACAGCCGCCGAGCCACGTTGTTGTTTGA